Proteins encoded within one genomic window of Plasmodium cynomolgi strain B DNA, chromosome 11, whole genome shotgun sequence:
- a CDS encoding histone H3 (putative), which produces MARTKQTARKSTGGKAPRKQLASKAARKSAPVSTGIKKPHRYRPGTVALREIRKFQKSTDLLIRKLPFQRLVREIAQEYKTDLRFQSQAVLALQEAAEAYLVGLFEDTNLCAIHAKRVTIMPKDIQLARRIRGERS; this is translated from the coding sequence ATGGCCAGGACCAAGCAAACCGCGAGAAAATCCACCGGAGGAAAGGCCCCCAGAAAACAACTGGCATCCAAAGCAGCGAGAAAATCCGCGCCAGTTTCAAcaggaattaaaaaaccCCACAGATATCGACCAGGAACTGTCGCCTTAAGAGAAATTAGAAAGTTCCAAAAGTCCACAGATCTACTTATAAGAAAATTGCCTTTCCAAAGATTAGTCAGAGAAATTGCACAGGAATATAAAACCGATCTCAGATTTCAGTCCCAAGCTGTCCTGGCGTTACAGGAAGCAGCTGAGGCCTACTTGGTTGGACTCTTCGAAGACACCAACTTGTGTGCCATTCACGCCAAGAGAGTCACCATCATGCCAAAGGATATACAGCTGGCTAGACGTATTCGTGGAGAAAGATCATAA